From the genome of Patescibacteria group bacterium:
ATAAAAACAGGGTCATTTGGCTCATCTCCAAGTCGTAGCTCAGCCCAAGTTCCATCTTTTTTAACAATCACACCATAAAGAGCTAAGGGAAGAGCTGGCCATTGATATTTTTTTATTCCCCCGTAATAGTGAGTTGCAAAAAGAGCTAAACCGTTATCTTCGTAAAGTGGGCGAAGTTTAAAATCAAGGCGTGGAGAATCAACATGTGCCATTACTAAGCGCATTCCCTCCGTGATTGGTTTTTTTCCACGGTGAACGAGAACCAATGTTTTTCCGCGGTTAGAGGCAAATATTTTTTCTCCTGGTGATAGTTTTCTGCCACTACGTTCAAAATCTTTAAAATCCGAATAGCCGTGACGAAGGCCTAGCTCCTTCCCTGCCTTCACAGCTAGCCGTTCAGTTTTAGCTGCGGAAACAAACTCTTTATAATCCTCGGCAAAATTAAAACATTTCTTTTTTGTTTTTGAATCCCAAACTTCCCAGCAACATTTTGGTTTGTAGCTAAGTTGCTTTTCTAGAGTGGACTCATTATTATTTTGCATAGTTTAAACTATACCATAACAGGTCCTCTTTGTCACAGTACATAATTGAAAAATTGCTCTTGAAAAGGTAAAATAGGGGTGTAAGTAAATTCAAGCACTATTTTGCCAAAGCGCTTATACCTTAGGGATACTTAAACCTGTACTCAATTTAGTACAAAGGAGCACAAACTTTAACAGTCCTGACTTATCGGGACTAATTTGACGGATCAAATTCTCGAAAGAATTTTTGAAGTCTCATTGAGCCGTGGTGCTGGAACCGTGAACCACATTGGGTACATGGCGAGTTTCTTACAGCAGCTTTGTTAACAAGGTAATTTAATATATAACTGTTTTGCCGAGGTGCTGGAATAGGGAGACAGGGCAGACTTAAAATCTGCTGGAGCTAAAACCTCCGTGGGGGTTCGATCCCCCCCCTCGGCACCACTTCGCTCTAAAAAGGGCTAAGTGTAAACTCACATTGTGGATTACTACGTTTACAAATTAGAGTGTCAAAATAGCTATCTTTACACGGGTTTTACTGGTAATTTGAAAAAGAGAGTAAAAAGAACATAAGGAAGAGCGAGGAAGTCTGGTTACTAAAAATAAAAGACCAATTAAATTAATGTATCAGGAAAAGTTCAAAACTAAGAAGGAAGCTGCAACTAGGGAACGGGAAATCAAAGGTTGGCGAAGAGAAAAGAAATCGATACACAACAGAAATTAATCGAGCTGAGCTTACGTCGAGCGAAGCGAGACGGGGTGTAGCGTAGCGGCTATCGCGCCACGTTTGGGACGTGGAGATCAGGAGTTCGAGTCTCCTCACCCCGACCATGGTTCGACAAGCTCACCATGAAATGGTAAGGTTGATGAACCAACGTGGTAGGGACGAGAAGCTTGCCCTGAGCTTGCCGAAGGGAGTACTGCCGCCTCGACTAGGGAGTTGAAGATTGTTCCCAGAGCTCGGTACCACTTTGATCATGGTTTCACAAGCTTACTGTAAAGGTGGGGTTGGGACTAATAAGATTTTATGCCGCCTTAGCTCAGTTGGCTAGAGCAAACGCTTCGTAAGCGTTAGGTTCTCGGTTCGAATCCGAGAGGCGGCTCCACCATAAGATCTTAATTAGTCTGCGAATTTAAATCTTATGAGTGCCCTGAGCTTGTCGAAGGGATTTTGTCCCTCGACAGTGCTCGGGACTAATTCAGCTATCCAAATTCGAAGACGAATTTGGAGTTTCATTTAGCTGGTGTAGCTCAACTGGATAGAGTAGGGGTTTTCCCCAGTAACATCTTGATTTTCGCTTTGCGAAATTCTTAGATGTACGGGGTCCCAACGATCTAGATTTCGGTCTTGAATTAAACAGTGTAGTATAATTTTTACAAGGTAATATGCCCCCGTAGCTCAATTGGATTAGAGCTGGGGTGTTCTAAGCCCAGGGTTAGAGGTTCGAGTCCTCTCGGGGGCACCATCCCGGCATCAAAAGTTGCTGAAGGAAACTTCCGTTGAGGGGACCCTGATGAGAACCACAACAGTTCGGTATATTGGGGTGCCATGCTGGAAACGAACAGTGGTGGGTTTTGGATAGTAGCGCCCAAGGAAAATTTATCTATGTTTATTATCAATTTTAAAAATTATCCGGGTGCTTTTGGAAAAGAGGCTGTTGATTTGGCAAAGGAAATCAGAGACGCAAGCAACGAGATTTCTAATCTTGAGGTATTTTTAGCAGTTCCTCTAGTTGATATCTATCGCGTTCATTCCCAGGTAGATATTCCTGTTTTTTCTCAACATGTAGATCCCTTTTTACCAGGACAAACTACGGGTTTTTCAATTCCCCTTGCAGTAAGGAAAGCAGGTGCTGTAGGTACCTTGGTAAATCATTCTGAAAACCCAATGGATTTAGATATGATTAGGGAAGCGGTTCGGCTTTGTGATGAAGTGGAATTAACGAGTGTGGTTTGTGCGGACTCGCCTGCTGTGATTGATCAGATACGCGATTTTAAACCAGATTATATAGCATTTGAACCTCCTGAACTTATTGGTGGGGATGTTTCAGTGGTAGAGGCAGACGAGTTTGTTGTTGCTAGTGCTGTAAGCGCAGCTGGTTCAATCCCCCTATTAGTAGGTGCTGGAATTGGTTCGGCTGCAGATGTTTCCCGTGGTTTGGAACTAGGTGCGGAAGGTTTCTTGGTAGCGTCTGCTATTGTGAAGGCGGAAGATCCGGCTAAGGCTTTTTTAGAGCTTATACAGGGGTACTAGTCTTAACCTTAGTTTTGACTGTTGTACATTTTTAAAATCCTATCCCACCTTTCCGCTGGTCTGAATATTCCCTCTAGGTCTAAATTTCCTTCAGTTGCCTTTATATGGTAGGTATAGCCGGGGTAGTAGGCAAATATTGCCGGCATTTTCTCTATAAAAATTTGCTGAAAGTTTTGGTAGTGTTCTTTTCTCTTTTCTGGGTCATGTGTTGTTCTTCCCATCTCTAAAGCTTTGTCAGCACGCATATTTGAAAAGCCGGTGAGATTGTTTCCAGTTTCTAACTGAGTAGAGTGCCAGAGATTATATTGGTCTGGATCTCGACTCACTTCTTGACCAATTAGTACTACATCAAAGTCTTTACGGGGAAGGATGTCTTCTTTTAGATTCTTATTAGTTGCTGGAATTAGATTTACAGTTAAACCAGTTTTTTCCCAATCGCTTTTGATTACTTGAACAATTTTTTTATTTTTTTCGGTTTGTGAATAAGTAATGGTTATGCTGTGATCATATTGTTTTTCTGTATTTGGTCTGAATTTTGGTTCTTCAATTTCTTCTTTAACCCACGAATTTTGTAGCGGTGCATAGGCAGGTCTACCATTGGTATTTTCAGCTTCTTTAATTATTTTTTCCCTGTCTACTAATGTGGCTAAAGTTCGTCGGAAATCCGCGTTTTTTAGAAATTCTTTCCCTTGAAGATTAAAAAGTAATACGTAATGGCGTCCTTCTAGGGTTGCTTTTACAGTTTTATAACATTTTGGTGAATCTTGTTCGGAACTAAATCCGTCTAGTTCTCCCAATTCTGCTGCTGTGTGTAAACCCTCCTCAGTTTGGAAAAATTTTATGATTATTTTTTCTGGTCCACTTCGTTCTTTCTTGTGTTTTTTTAGTGTTATACTCTCAATTTTTTGCGTTCCCCTTTTTACATTTTGAATCCGGTAAGTCCCAGCACTAACCGGTATTAGAGGGTCATTTTTCCCTTCAAGATGTTTTGGTACTATCCCTATAGATAATATGCGGAGGAGTGGGGCAAATGGGGTATCTAGTTTTACCACTATTGTGTGCTTGTCTTTTTCTTCAATTTCTAAATTTTTAAGCTGCTCAAAATTTTTTGCAGTATAAACAACATCTTCGGCTAAAACAGGATGGTTGTCGTGAAAACGGGCTTCGGGATCAAGGTGAAAGATGTATGTTTTTTTGTCGTCTGATATTTCCCAGCTTTTTGCTATACCAGTAGTAATACTTCCATCACTTTTTATTCGTGTAAGACCTTCAAAGACCAGTGATGAAATATCGTTATCTACGTGGTTATTTCCAGTTTGTTGGGGTGCTATATTTTGTGGTTGACCTACAACACCCTCAATGTAGACACGCTGTCCACTTATAGTAAGAAATAAACTTGTTGCAAACGATATCAAAGCTTTTAGCAAGTTCATAATGGGATTACCTAATGTTAGCTATTATAGAAAGTATTAGAAACAAAGCTCCAAAGAAGGCGGTAGCGTAAACAATTGTCTTTTCAAGTCCACGCTTAGTGCGATAGCTTTCACCTCCCCAAAGACTACCAGATAAGCCTTCTTGCGATTGCATGAGAATTAGTGTGATTAATATTATGGCTACTATTCCTTGGATTATTTTAAAAATCATGTTGATAAATTTAGGTGTTTAAGAGCCAGACGAGAAACCTGTAAATAAAGGAAAAAAGAAAGGTAGCTATTACCAGGGTTGCGAAGCGTGATAGTTCTGTGGGAGCAATGCTAACGTTGCCCCAGCTAAATCCGGGAAAATAGGTAGTGCTGAGAGAAAAGCCGGAGACAATTCGTACTACTAAGTAAAATGTAAAAATATTTGCAAACCAAGAGAAAAAGCCCAAGGTTAAGAGATTTAGTGGCAAAGTTATAAGTTTTATTAATGGACGGACAAGTAGGTTTGCTAAGATTAAGGCAATAGTGGCTAAAATAAGTGTTTCTATATCTTTGATGGTGACTCCTGAATAGTATCTTTGCAATAACCATAGGGTTGCACCTGTTACTAGAATAGTCTTAAGAATACGTTTCATTCTGGATAAGAATTTAGCACAGGTTGAGTTTGGGCGCAAATAAGATTAGGTTTCAAATAAATATATTTTGAACTTTTATGCTAAGATATTTTGGAAATGAATATTGCTAAACGTATATTTTGTGCCTATTTCTTATTTTTCGGACTATTTTTTTGTAGTTCTACTACCTTACTTGCTGCTGGAAATTTTAACACTTCTTATAAAGTTTTGTATCAAATTTCCGAAACGGGCGATACATCTGTAACACAGAAAGTTTCCATAACAAATTTGACTGATGATTTTTATGCATCTGAACACAAGTTGCAAGTAGGTTCACAAAATGTTTTTGACGTTTGGGCAAAGGATCTGAGTGGCAACCTTAACCCGCAAGTTCTGCGTGACGAGGAAGCGACTGTTATTCAAGTGCCATTTGGCGCTCCGGTTGCGGGACGGGGAGAAACATACCAATTTGAATTAGGTTATAAAACTGATTTGTGTAAGAGGAAGGGAAGTATTTGGCGAATAGATATTCCGGGAGTGGTTCAAACAGAAAGTATCTCAGCTTACAGCTTGAGTTTAAATGTTCCACGAGAATTGGGGCACGTGGCTTACATAGCTCCCAATCCCCGGTACCAAACTACCGATAATAACTACTTTCGTTTTGATTTTGAAAAGGACCAGCTGGCTGGTGGTATTCGGGCAGGTTTTGGTGAATTCCAGGTTTATAGTTTGAATTTGAAATTTTATTTGGAAAACCCATTGAAACAAAAGGCTTACTTAGATATGCCTTTGCCTCCAGATATACTAGATCAGCAAAAAGTCATCTATCAAAAGCTATCACCCGCGCCGAAAAAGATATATGTTGATGAAGATGGAAATTATTTGGCTCGGTATCTTTTCGAGCCAAGTCAGCAACAAGTAGTTGATTTTAAGGGTTTGGTTTTTGTCTATCCAGCTGGATGCAAGGATATTTTTTCATCTAATTTAGGCGTGGAAGATATTCCAGCTGAGTTGGAAGAAGAATATACAAAAGAAGAAAAGTATTGGGAAGTTAATAATGCTGAGATAAAGGATCGTGCTGAAAAACTTACGGACGAGGACGCAAGTGTGGTTCAAAATTTGAAATCAATTTACGAGTACGTAGTGGCGCATCTGTTTTATAGTCAAGATCGCCTGTCTGATAATTTTGTGCGGTTGGGAGCGCAAGCTGCGTTAACGCAGCGTGAAAATGCCCTTTGCACAGAATACGCGGATCTTTTTATTGCTTTGTCTCGTGCAGCAGGTATTCCAGCGAGATTGGTTGAGGGCTATGCCTATTCCGAAAGCAAGGAAGAGACTCCGCGAGTTAAGGATGCTTTGCATGCTTGGATAGAGGTATTTATCCCAACTACAGAGGGAGGTCGCTGGGTTCAGATCGACCCTACCTGGGGATCGACTACAGGGGGAGCAGATTATTTTTATCAATTAGATTTGGCGCATGTTGCTTTTGTGCGTAAGGGATTAAGTTCTACTGAGCCATTCCTTCTTGCTGATTATGAAAAAAGTGCTGGAGATTGGTTGGAAGTACATTTTGGAGAAGTGCAAGAGATTGGCAGACCAGATATTGAAACAGAGCTTGAGATTAAACAAAAGGGTTTAGCAGGGTTTACGCGTTCCGGGATTCTAACTGTAAGGAATGGGGGTCAGATAACTGCTTTTGATGTAATAGCCCAATTTGAATTGGATCAAAGCGATGTGGAGGTTTATCAAGTTCCAGAGGGAGCTCAATTTACTGGAAATGTTGTGGAGTTGGGAAGTATTCCACCTTGGTCTGGGAAAAAAATACATTTTAAAATTAAGTCGGCACCTTTTGACCTGGTTGAGGATAAGTTGAATATTACCACTACTTGGAAAGATTTTTTTCAAGGTAATGAAAGGAGTTCAGAGGAAAGCAATGTTTGCTTCTTGCCCTTCTGGGAATATTTGTTATCGTGGTATGTACTTATATTTGTTGCCGTGGTTTTCGTCTTTATAGCTGCGGGTTTTTTATTAGTTAAAATTGACTTTTCTAGGTTTGCTTGACCGATGGGTATTCTTTATTTAGTTTCAACTCCAATTGGAAATTTAGAAGATATTACTTTGCGCGCAACAAAGGTGCTTTTTAATTCTGATTTAATTCTTTGCGAGGATACGCGACGTACTGGGAGACTTTTAAAATGGTTGAAGAGCAATCAAAAGCTGGAATCTTTAGTTGATGAAAATCGTCCTAATCTTCTTTCTTATACTGATTTTAATCGGGAGGAACGTATGGATGAGGTTTTAGCTCGGTTGGCTCGTGGACAGAAAGTATCTTTAGTATCCAACGCTGGTACTCCCCTACTCTCTGATCCCGGATACAAACTAGTTAAAAAAGTTATAGAAATTTCGGAGGATTTTGAGGTTAGAGTAGAAGCTGTTCCAGGGGCTAATGCTATTTTGCCTGCATTGCAGCTTTCCGGTTTACCCCCAGATAGGTTTATCTTTTTGGGTTTTTTGCCAAAAAGTTCTGGAAAGAAGGAAAACCTGTTTGATCTTGCAAAGAAACTTAGTCCAGAGGTTAAGACTGTAATTTGTTATGAGTCTATTCACCGGTTGTTAAAAACTCTTAAGTTTCTTGAAGACAATTTTGGTGATATTAGGATAGCTGTTTGTCGCGAGCTTACAAAAATGCACGAAGAGGTTGTTCGTGGTTCTATTGATGAGGTTCAGGAATATTTCCAACACAGTAATTTGAAAGGTGAAGTAACTTTAGTTATTCGTGTTTAGAATTTTGAGTGGCTGCGTCTTTTATCTTTTTTGCAATAGCTAACTCTTCATTAGTGGGAATTACCAAAGTTTCAAAAGTACCCAAAACTTCTTTCAATCCGTGAGTGATCATGTTACAAACAAGTTGGGAACCTTCAGCTACTGCACCAGTTAGGATTAAAGCATCTACCCCGCTTAGGGCTACAGCATAGGCACCAATATATTTTTTTATTTTGTAAGCATACATTTGAAGTGCTAACCCAGCTCTTTTTTTCCGTTCCGGTTCCTCTTCTTTTTCTTTGCTTTGGCTTACTTTAAGAATATCACGCATATCGTTTGTAAATCCGGAAACTCCTTTTAAGCCAGATTGTTTGTTAAGTATTGCTTTTACTTCCCTCCGGGGTATACCAGTTTCTTCCAAAAATAAAGGTATGATAGGGTCTATATTGCCCGAGCGTGTAGCCATAATTAAACCGCTGGTAGGAGTAAAGCCCATGGAGGTGTCAATTGGCTTTCCATCTTCAATTGCAGTGATAGATGCGCCTGCTCCCAAGTGTACCGTAATTAGCTTTAGGTTTTCTAACTTCTGTCCAATTTTTCTGGCACCTTGTTGGGCAACATATTCATGTGAAATTCCGTGGAAACCGTAACGGTATATTTTGTGTTTTTCCGCCAGTTCCATTGGTAGTGAATAATAACGGGCATAGTCGGGCATTTGTGTAAAGAAACTGGTATCAAAAACAGCAAGCTGAGGAGTTTGGGGAAGCTTGTCTTGGCATACTTTTATTACTTTTAATGCTTGCGGGTTGTGCAGTGGCGCAAGACTATTTAATTCTTTTAGCTTTTCAATACTATTGTTGTCAATTTTTGTAGGTTGATTGAAGTAAACTCCTCCGTGAACAACTCGATGGCCTATTTTGGACAATGTGTAATTGTTGCTTATAAGGTGCTGAATAATTTTCTGTATTTGTTTTTCCAGTTTTTGAAAATTTGGATATTCCTGATCTTCCCCCTCAACTTCTTCTAGTTGTTTGTTATACAAGCACCAGCGAAGTGATGCGCTTCCAATGTTAAA
Proteins encoded in this window:
- a CDS encoding triose-phosphate isomerase, encoding MLETNSGGFWIVAPKENLSMFIINFKNYPGAFGKEAVDLAKEIRDASNEISNLEVFLAVPLVDIYRVHSQVDIPVFSQHVDPFLPGQTTGFSIPLAVRKAGAVGTLVNHSENPMDLDMIREAVRLCDEVELTSVVCADSPAVIDQIRDFKPDYIAFEPPELIGGDVSVVEADEFVVASAVSAAGSIPLLVGAGIGSAADVSRGLELGAEGFLVASAIVKAEDPAKAFLELIQGY
- a CDS encoding ABC transporter substrate-binding protein — protein: MNLLKALISFATSLFLTISGQRVYIEGVVGQPQNIAPQQTGNNHVDNDISSLVFEGLTRIKSDGSITTGIAKSWEISDDKKTYIFHLDPEARFHDNHPVLAEDVVYTAKNFEQLKNLEIEEKDKHTIVVKLDTPFAPLLRILSIGIVPKHLEGKNDPLIPVSAGTYRIQNVKRGTQKIESITLKKHKKERSGPEKIIIKFFQTEEGLHTAAELGELDGFSSEQDSPKCYKTVKATLEGRHYVLLFNLQGKEFLKNADFRRTLATLVDREKIIKEAENTNGRPAYAPLQNSWVKEEIEEPKFRPNTEKQYDHSITITYSQTEKNKKIVQVIKSDWEKTGLTVNLIPATNKNLKEDILPRKDFDVVLIGQEVSRDPDQYNLWHSTQLETGNNLTGFSNMRADKALEMGRTTHDPEKRKEHYQNFQQIFIEKMPAIFAYYPGYTYHIKATEGNLDLEGIFRPAERWDRILKMYNSQN
- a CDS encoding transglutaminase domain-containing protein, which gives rise to MNIAKRIFCAYFLFFGLFFCSSTTLLAAGNFNTSYKVLYQISETGDTSVTQKVSITNLTDDFYASEHKLQVGSQNVFDVWAKDLSGNLNPQVLRDEEATVIQVPFGAPVAGRGETYQFELGYKTDLCKRKGSIWRIDIPGVVQTESISAYSLSLNVPRELGHVAYIAPNPRYQTTDNNYFRFDFEKDQLAGGIRAGFGEFQVYSLNLKFYLENPLKQKAYLDMPLPPDILDQQKVIYQKLSPAPKKIYVDEDGNYLARYLFEPSQQQVVDFKGLVFVYPAGCKDIFSSNLGVEDIPAELEEEYTKEEKYWEVNNAEIKDRAEKLTDEDASVVQNLKSIYEYVVAHLFYSQDRLSDNFVRLGAQAALTQRENALCTEYADLFIALSRAAGIPARLVEGYAYSESKEETPRVKDALHAWIEVFIPTTEGGRWVQIDPTWGSTTGGADYFYQLDLAHVAFVRKGLSSTEPFLLADYEKSAGDWLEVHFGEVQEIGRPDIETELEIKQKGLAGFTRSGILTVRNGGQITAFDVIAQFELDQSDVEVYQVPEGAQFTGNVVELGSIPPWSGKKIHFKIKSAPFDLVEDKLNITTTWKDFFQGNERSSEESNVCFLPFWEYLLSWYVLIFVAVVFVFIAAGFLLVKIDFSRFA
- the rsmI gene encoding 16S rRNA (cytidine(1402)-2'-O)-methyltransferase; the encoded protein is MGILYLVSTPIGNLEDITLRATKVLFNSDLILCEDTRRTGRLLKWLKSNQKLESLVDENRPNLLSYTDFNREERMDEVLARLARGQKVSLVSNAGTPLLSDPGYKLVKKVIEISEDFEVRVEAVPGANAILPALQLSGLPPDRFIFLGFLPKSSGKKENLFDLAKKLSPEVKTVICYESIHRLLKTLKFLEDNFGDIRIAVCRELTKMHEEVVRGSIDEVQEYFQHSNLKGEVTLVIRV
- a CDS encoding acetate/propionate family kinase, producing the protein MILVFNIGSASLRWCLYNKQLEEVEGEDQEYPNFQKLEKQIQKIIQHLISNNYTLSKIGHRVVHGGVYFNQPTKIDNNSIEKLKELNSLAPLHNPQALKVIKVCQDKLPQTPQLAVFDTSFFTQMPDYARYYSLPMELAEKHKIYRYGFHGISHEYVAQQGARKIGQKLENLKLITVHLGAGASITAIEDGKPIDTSMGFTPTSGLIMATRSGNIDPIIPLFLEETGIPRREVKAILNKQSGLKGVSGFTNDMRDILKVSQSKEKEEEPERKKRAGLALQMYAYKIKKYIGAYAVALSGVDALILTGAVAEGSQLVCNMITHGLKEVLGTFETLVIPTNEELAIAKKIKDAATQNSKHE